The nucleotide sequence GGAAGATCTCCGCGACGTAGGCCCCGGAGTTCAGGCCGAAAGCCAGGATGGCTATGTGGAGGGTGTTGACGTCGCGTGCCGTGGCGAATATGGAGAAGTTCCAGATCAGAAGCTGCACCATCACCGGCGTCCCACGCAGAACGGTGATGTAGAGGTTGGCGAGGGCGTTCAGAAGGCCGATCCGCGCCCCCCCTCGATAGGCTACTCGGATCACGCTGATGACCAGACCGAGAACGAGACCGATCAGGGTGGCAAACAGCGTCATGCTCAGGGTGGCCTTCAAGCCGTCGAGCAACATCCTGTAGCGCCCGTCCAGGATGAAATTCTGATGGAACTTCTCCCCGAAATCCCTCCAGGCACCGGGAGAGAAGAAACCGCTGTGGATCAGGATCGCGACGAGGAGCACCCCGCAAACGAGAAGGCTGGCGTCACCCCGTCCGGGCCGGCTCCATCCACGGGACACCCCCCTGTCGCCGAAGTCGAGGGGGGAGGGGGACGTCATCGGAACGCGCCCCCCTCCCCCAGATTCCATTCCGTCATTTTCCCGCGGGGGCCTCGTAGTCGTCCGCCCGGACCACGGCCACCTGCCTGGCTCCCTCGACATAGTTGGCCGAGAAATCCATGTTCTTCTTCCGATCCTCGGTGACGGTGATCCCGGCGCAGATCATGTCGACCTTGCCGGAGGACACGGCCATGGGGAGCGCGTCGAAGTTCATGTTCTCGATCACCAATTCCTTGTCCAGACGCTTGGCGATCCCTGCCGCCATCTCGATGTCGATGCCGATGTAACCGCTGCCCACCTTGAGCTCGTAGGGAGCGAAGCCGGCCTCCGTCCCCATGATCAATTTGCCGCCTCTGGCGCCCTTGTTCAGGTCGATGTCCTCCGGTTTGACGGAAAAATCGCCGTTGTACTTGTCGATGATGGCCGCCAGGGTTCCGTCCGCCTTCATCGCGGCAAGGGCTTCATCGACCCGCTCACGAAGTTCCGTGTTCCCCTTCCTGAAGCCGATCGCGTAGCTCTCCTCGGAGAGCGACTCATGCATCAGGGCCAGGTTTTCCACACTTCGCAGGAATCTTTGGGCCGGGGCCTCGTCCATGATCACCGCCCGAACCTTCCCCTGACGCAGTGCCGCAATTGCGTCCACGTACTTCTCATAGGTGGTCAGCAGCGCCTTGCTGTCCTCGCCCAGCAGGTCCTCGGCCAGAAAATGACCGATCGTACCGCGCTGCGCCGCCAGCTTCTGATCCTTCAGCTGATCGATGCCCGTCAACTTTTCCGCACCCTGGGAAGCGCCGGCCAAAAGCACCAGCACCGCCCACAAGGTGAACACGGCAAAACCTCCAAAAGCCCTCCCCGATTTTCTCATGGCAACCACCCTTCCCTGCATCGGTATCGGTCCCGAAACCAGGCGACAAGATCCTCACGCAACCCCGTCGCGCTTATGAGTTTGCATTATAGCATCCAAAAGGGATAAAATATACCAAAATAAACTTTTCGCTCCCCATGCAACATCGATACACTCTCACGACATCCCGTCACGGCCTTTTTCGGCGGCGGCCTCCGGCTCTCGGACTCGGCATGCGGCCCCTTCCCGTTTCCTCCGGCGCCCCGCCGCGGGACTCCGCAATCAGGTCGCGCAACGTCGCGGCGCGTTCGAAATCCAGCCGCTCGACGGCCTCCCACATCGCGCGCTCCAGCTCCGCCACCGACAGTTTCGGGGCCTCGTCGGGCTTTCGGTCCCCCCGTCCGGGGCCGTCCAGCGAGTAGGCCTCCAGCAGCTCCTGCGGGAGAAGGCTCTTGACCTCCTTCTCGATGTTGCGCGGGACGATGCCGTGCTTCTCGTTGAAATCCATCTGCTTCCGGCGGCGTCGTTCCGTCTCCTCCACGGCCCTGCGGATGCTCTCCGTCTCCGCATCGGCATAGAGGTAGACCGTGCTGTCCACGTTTCGGGCCGCGCGCCCCATGATCTGGATCAGGGACCGGTAGGACCGCAGATACCCCTCGCGGTCCGCATCGAGGATCGCGACCATCGTCACCTCGGGCAGGTCCATGCCCTCGCGCAGCAGATTGATGCCCACCAGCACCTGGACGTCCCCTTTGCGCAGATCGCGGATCAGCTCCGCGCGCTCGAAGGTGTTCAGCTCCGAGTGAATGTAGCGCACCTTGAACTTGAGTTCCCTCAGGTAGTCGGCCAAGTCCTCGGACGAGCGCTTCGTCAGGGTCAGCACCAGTGCGCGCTCTCCCTTTTCCGCCACCGTGCGCAGGCGCTCGATCAGGTCGTCGATCTGCCCCTTGGCGGGCAGAACCACCACCTCCGGGTCCGGAATGCCGGTGGGGCGGATCACCTGTTCCACGACCTGCGTGGAGTGCTCCAGCTCATAATCGCCCGGCGTGGCGGAGACGAAGACCGCCGTATGCAGGTGTCCCTCGAACTCGTGCCACTCCAGCGGACGGTTGTCCAGGCAGGAGGGCAGACGGAACCCGTTGTCCACCAAGACCGTCTTGCGGGCGCGGTCGCCGTTGTACATGCCCCGCACCTGGGGCAGCGTGATGTGGGATTCGTCCACGATCATCAGAAAATCCCGGGGGAAGAAGTCGACCAGCGTGCCGGGCGGATCGCCGATGTTCCTGCCGTCGAGGTAGACGGAGTAGTTCTCGATTCCCGAGCAGTACCCCACCTCGGAGAGCATCTCCAGGTCGTAGCGCGTGCGCATCCGGATGCGCTGGGCCTCCAGGAACTTGCCCTCGTTGGCGAAGCGCTCCTCCATCCGGGCCAGCTCCGCCTCGATCAAGGGCTTGGAGCGCTCGATGGCGTCCGTCTGGGTGACGTAGTGCTGGGCGGGGAAGATGGACGCCTCCGGCATCCGCTCCACCAGCTTGCCCGTCAGCGGGTTCACCAGGTCCACCCGCTCGATCTCGTCGTCGAAGAAGGTGACGCGGATGCAGTTCTCGTCGTAGGCGGGAAAGATCTCGATGGTGTCGCCCCGGACGCGGAACTTCCCGGCCTCCAGCACCGTATCGTTGCGCTCGTAGTAGTTCTCCATCAGGTGCTGCAGAAAGGCGCGGTGCTCCCAGCGGTCGCCCTCCGCGAAGGAGAAGATGGCGTTTTCGTAGTTCTCGCGCTTGCCCAGGCCATAGATGCAGGAGACGCTGGCCACGACCAGGACGTCGCGCCGCTCGATCAGAGCCTTGGTCGCGGCCAGCCGAAGCCGTTCGATGCGTTCGTTGACGGAGGCATCCTTCTCGATGTAGGTGTCGCTGGACGGGATATAGGCCTCCGGCTGATAGTAGTCGTAGTAGCTGACGAAGTAGTGGACGGCGTTTTCCGGGAAGAACATCTTGAACTCGCTGTAGAGCTGGGCCGCGAGCGTCTTGTTGTGCGCCAGAACCAGGGTGGGCCGGTTGACCGCCGCCACGACGTTGGCCATGGTGAAGGTCTTGCCGCTCCCCGTGACGCCCATCAGCGTCTGGAAGCGGTCCCCGCGGTTCAGCCCCTTCGTCAGGGCTTCGACGGCCTCCGGCTGGTCGCCCGATGCGGGCCAGTCCGAGTGCAGGACGAAATCTTTACGGATCAATGTCATGGCCTCCCAATCGAGACGAATTTCAGTTGAGACGAAGAGGGCGGGGGCCAGAATGATGCCGGCCCTCGCCCTTCATTTTAAAGCATCGACGTCCGCGCTCGCGAATCAGCCCACAAGGCCGTCCTTGGGCAGACCGTCGGTCCGGTTCTCCGGCAGAGGGGGCACCTCTCCCTCGGCGACCGCCGTCTCGGCGGTTTCCTCCGTATCCCCCCTGGGCTCCTCCGCCCCGGAAACGGACTCGGAGGAAGCCTCCTCCGTCTTGGAGACCGAGCCGTTCCCGTTCCGCCGCTCCGGCTTCGGAGGCAGTTCCTCCCCGTTCATCAGAGCGTCGAACTCCTTGCCGTCCAAGACCTCCCGCTCCAACAGGACGGCGGCGATCCGGTCCAGAAGTTCCCGCTTCTCCGTCAGGATCTCCTTGGCCTTCGCGTAACAGGAGTCGATGATCGCCTTGACCTCCTGGTCGATGGCATAAGCCACCTCCTCGCTGTAGTCCCGATCCTCGGAGATGTCGCGTCCCAGGAAGATCTCCTCGTGCTTCCGCCCCAGCTTGACCAGCCCCAGCCGCTCGCTCATGCCGAGCTCCGTCACCATCTGGCGCGCCGTCCGGGTGGAGCGGTCCAGGTCGTTGGCCGCTCCGCTGGTGACGTCGCCGAAGACCAGCTCCTCCGCGACGCGGCCGCTGAGCAGGATACTGATGCGGTTCAGCAGGTCCGAGCGGGACGTGAGGAAGCGGTCCTCCTCCGGCAGCTGGAGCGTATAGCCCAGCGCGGCGTGCCCGCGCGGGATGATCGAGATCTTGTGCACGGGGTCGCTCTCCGGCAGCATCTTGGCGACGATCGCATGCCCCACCTCGTGGTAGGCGATGATCTTCTTCTCCTTATCGCTGATCAGGCGGCTGCGCCGCTCGGGGCCGGCCATCACGCGCTCGATCCCCTCCTCGAACTCCTCCATGCCGATCTTCTCCCTGTCGTGCCGGGCGGACAGCAAAGCCGCCTCGTTGACGAGGTTCTCGAGGTCCGCGCCGACGAAACCCGGCGTCCTCCGGGCCAACACCCCCAGATCGACGTCGTCGTCCAGCTTCTTGTTCCGAACATGCACCTTCAGGATCGCCTCGCGGCCGTTGACGTCCGGACGGTCCACCACGATGTGCCGGTCGAAACGCCCCGGGCGCAACAGTGCCGGATCCAGAATGTCCGGCCGGTTCGTCGCGGCGATCAGAATCGTGCTGCTGTCGTCCTCGAAGCCGTCGAGCTCCACGAGAAGCTGGTTCAGGGTCTGCTCGCGCTCGTCATGACCGCCGCCGAGTCCCGCGCCCCTGTGCCGCCCCACGGCGTCCATCTCGTCGATGAAGATGATGCAGGGCTGGTACTTCTTGGCCTGGTCGAACAGGTCGCGCACACGAGCCGCCCCCACGCCGACGAACATCTCGACGAAATCCGAGCCGCTCACACTGAAGAAGGGCACGTCCGCCTCGCCCGCCGCCGCACGGGCCAGAAGCGTCTTACCGGTACCGGGAGGTCCCAGCAGCAGCACGCCGCGCGGCACCTTGGCCCCCAGCTTCGTGAACTTCGCCGGATCCTTGAGGAAGTGGATGACCTCCTGCAATTCCTCCTTCGACTCGTCGCATCCCGCGACGTCGTCGAACGTCACCTTCGGACGGTTGTCCAGAAAGAGCTTGGCCTTGCTCTTGGCAAAGGACATCACCTTCCCGCCGCCGCCCTGCATGTTGTAGAGGAAGAAGATCCAGACGCCGATCAGCAGGAGGGTCGGGAACAGGGAGGAGAGCATCGTAACCCACCAGGAGGTCTTCTGGGGCGCTTCGATATTGACGATTGCCCCCTTCTTGGCCGCCACCTCCGCCAGATTTCCGACCTCCACCCCGTAGGTCAGGAAACGGGTGCCGTCCTTGAACTCCCCCTTCAGGACGGCGGAGCTGGATTCGCCCGGCAACGTGTTGTTGCGGATCTGAAGGCTGCGGACCCTTCCCCCATCGAGCTCCGACAGAAAAGAGCTGTAACTGATCTCGGTGTGCTGCTTCTGGACCTGTTCCGGGGTAAGGAACATGTTGACCACGCTGACCACCAGAAGAATGAGGATCAGGTAAAGGCCCAGATTTTTTACTATTCGACCCAAAACATCGCCGCCTCTCCAACAAGCTCCCCCCCAAGGGGGCGGAAACCGAAAAAGTATCCAAAAACACTACGTCGTGCTTTACAATGCAAGCAACGCCGCCCACCGCGGAACAAACCGACGGGCACGCAACGGACGGAACGCGAACTTTATGATTTTATCATCAAGCCCCCGGAGGCTGAAACGAGAAAACACGGATATATTCGCCCCGGGAAAGCGTACGGCCCCCTCAAAACTCCACGGCCCGGATATCCGGAAGATGGCGCCACCTTCCGGCGCAGTCCAAACCATAGCCGACGACGAAGGCATCCGGCAGCGAGAAACCGCAATAATCCACATGGACGGCCACCTCGCGCCGCGCGCTCTTGTCCAGCAGCACGCAGGTCCTCAGACTGGCGGGCCTGCGCGCATGCAGGAGCTCCAGAAGGTAGGAGAGCGTCAGTCCCGTGTCGATGATGTCCTCGACGATCAGGACGTCCCTGCCCTCGATGCTGCTGCCGATGTCGCGAAGAATACGGACGACGCCGCTGCTTTTCGTCGCGTTTTCGTAGGACGAGACGGACATGAAGTCGACCCGTACGTCCAGATCCTCCGGCATCCGCCGCACGAGGTCGCTCAGAAAGAAGACGGCACCGTTCAGGATACCGACGACAAGCAATTCCTTGCCCCGCGCATCCGACGCAATCTGAGCGGCCAGCTCGGAGACGCGCCCGGCGATCTCCTCGCTCGAAAACAACACCTTGCCAATTCGATATTCCTGATTCACCTTGTCCCCAGCCTCCTCGACAACCTCGGTATTCACGATTTTCGACACAGGCCGCCCCCCTCGGGACGGGGCGCCGCCGAACGGGCCCAGGTGACCCGGCGGGCGTCGCCACAAACCGTTATTCCCCCGCCCCAGGCGAACGAGAACCGTTCTCTGCCCTCCAGCAGGCGGGCGAGCTCAAGACTCCGGACTCGGGAGAGGGCGGTCAGCCCCAGCCGTCGCGCCAGCGCGCGGATCAGAAGCACCCGGTCCGAATCCGGCAGACCGGCGAGACGGCTCCGGGCAATTCCGGCAGGAAGGCCCGATTCTTCCACCCCCGCGGCCGCAAGCAGCTCCGTCCCGCGCCGTTCCTCGTCCTCGCGGTACGCGCGCATCTCCTCGGCGAAGGCCGCCAGATGCTCGACGGCCCGTTCGTTGACCCGCTCCTCCACGAGAGGCAGAAGGCTGTGGCGCAGAAAGTTCCGCGTGTGCCTCAGATCCTCGTTCGAGCGATCCTCCCTCCAGCAGAACCCTCGACAACGCAAAATGTCCCTGAGGAACTCCCTCCCCAGGGACAGGAGCGGACGAAAAAAAATGCCTCGCCGCTCGGGCATTCCCACACTGCCGCGCACTCCGGTGCCGCGCAGAAGGTTGAAGAGCACGGTCTCGGCAACGTCCTCGCGGTTGTGTCCCAGCGCAACCCCGCAGGCGCCGCATTCTTCGGCCAGGTCGGACAGGGCCTCGTAACGCATCCGCCGCGCGGCGGACTCCAGCGACTCCCCCCTTCGGGCGCCGCCGGGCACGTCGACCCGGGCCTCCCGAAATTCCACCCCCCAGCCGAGGGCGGCCTGACGGACAAAGCGCGCATCCTCGTCGGACTCCGCCCCTCGGATGCCGTGATTCACATGAGCGGCCACGACGGGCCCCGCATAGAAGGTCCTGAGGAGCCAGAGCAGCGCCATGGAATCCCCCCCCCCGGATACCGCCGCCAGAACCGGCCCGGAGGGAGGCAGCCAGCCCTGACGCCTCCCGACGCGTTCCAGGCGCTTCGCCAGGGAGTGCAGGGAGAGCGGGTAAGGGATATCCCGGCCCCGCTCCCGTTCTCGCTCAAAGGGCGTCAGGCGTCCCCACGCCGAACGATAGAGCGAGTCGCGATCCTCCCTCCGATCCGCCATCGGCCCTCAGTCCACGGTCTCCGTCTCGTCTTCGAGGGGAGCGGCCTCCGGGGCGTCCTCCGCCGCAGGAACGGCGATGTCCCCGCTCGCAAGTTCCTCCGTGCCGTACAGCATACGATAGACCGCCAGATTGCCGGACACCTTCTGGACGTAGTCGCAGGTCTCGTTGAAACGGACCTCCTCGATCCAGCGATCGGGGGACATCTTGTCCCTGCCGTCCTTCAGCCACTTTCGCGCGTTGCCGGACCCCGCATTGTAGGCGGCCATGACCCAATCCTTACGGGCGAAGGACTTGCTCAGCCAGGCCAGGTGCGAGGTCCCCATCGCGATGTTGTCCGCAATGTCGTAGATATTGTATTGCTTCAACCCCATGCGCTTGGCCTCGCCCTTGGCCGTCCCCGGCATGAGCTGCATCAGCCCCGACGCCCCGGCCCAGCTCGTGGCCCTGGGTTTGAAGGCGCTCTCCTGCCGCATGACGGCCCAGACGAAATGGTTCTCGACCCCATAGGTCCCGCAGGCCTTCTCCACCTGGGTTCGGAAGGGGCGGGGATAAAGCGCCTCCAGATCGGAACGGTAAAGGGTCGTTCCCGAGGTCATCAGGCCGGTCATTCGGCGTGCCTGTTCGTAGGCCTCCTCCAGCCCCAGCCAGCGAGCCAATTTCAAGGAACGATAGAGATCCCGCGCCGAGGTCCCGGGGGCCTGGAGCCTCAACCGCGCGTAGAGGACGAACCCCCAAAGCTCCAAATCCCGGGGCTTGGAAGCCAATGCGGGATTCTCCCCGTCCAGAATTTTGATCGTCCCGGGACGGCCCATGAAGGTGTAGATGGAGAGAGGATGGTTGCGGGCCAGGGCGTCCAGGGTCTTTTCGGCCTCGGCCGCCTTGCCTGCGGCCCGCTCCGCATGGGCGATCCAATAGAGAATCCGGGCCTTCCGCGAGGCATCGGAGCCGGGCGCATAAGCCTGTCTCCAGAGACGGACGGCCTCGCTGGGGTTTTTGGCGTTCAGGCTCGCCCAGCCCCGGCGCCAGAGCACCTCGAAGGCGTAGGCCGTGTCCGGGTACCCCCGAAGCAGCCGGTCCTCCAGCTTCCCCTTTTGGTCCTCGTCCACAAGGCCGCTGAGCACCAGCAGAGCACGGGCCTGAGGCTTGCCCTTGCGCGCCTTGACGATACGCTCCAGCACAGGGACGGCATCCTTCTTGTCGTCCCGCGCGAGGATTCCGATGCGCCGCACGGACGACTCCGCGTAGGCGTTGCCGGCCTCGGCCAGGGACCCCCACAAGGCCAGCGCCTCCGCCCTGCGTTTCAGCCGATGCAAGGACCAGGCACGGTAATACGCGGCCCTCCGGCCCTCCGCAGAGGCGATCGGGACGGACGCCAGCCGTTCGACCGCCGTCTTGTCGTCCTTCTTCAGATGGGCATAGACCCCGAGGGCAACCCGGACCGACTGAGGCCAAGGCTTCTTATGCAGGGACAGGACCTCGGCAGCCGCCTTGTTGCCCGCCTGAAGCTTCAGGAGGCTCAGGGCCTGCGCGGTCCGATCCCCCGGCAGGCGGACAAGCCGCGAGAGAACATAAATTCGGCGCTCCTTCGTATCCGCGGCCTGGAGCATCCGCTCCAGGGCCACCTGCACCGCTCGGGGCTCTCCGTCCTTCCGGAGACGATACTGAGCCGAGGCGATGTAGTATCTCAGGTCCTTCGGCGCGGACCTCCAAAGCCGCTCGGAGAGGGCAAGGGCCTCCTCCGTCCGCCCCGTCCTCTCGTACCCCAGAAGCAGCGTCATATCCGCATAGGGCCGAACCGACTGGGGGAAGGAGGCGCCGTGAGCCTCCAGAACGGCGACCGCTTCGGTCCACTTGCCGCGCAGGCGCAGAGCGTTCGCCATCAGGGCATGCTCCCGGGGCGAGGCATCCCGCTTCGAGGCATAGGCCTTGTCCATGGCAGCCCAGGCGCGCCGCCAGAAGAGATCGTACATCGGGGTGTCCGCCGCCTCGACCCCATGGACCCCACAAAGCAACGCCAGCAGCGCCGCACAGGCGAGCCGGCAGACCTTCGTCTCAAAGAATTTTTTCAGCACTGGCATCTCCTTAACGGTATACGATTCGTCCCCTCCCCCGGTACTCCGCCGAAAGGAGGAAACCGGTCAATGAAACGACGGCAAATACAGGACCTGCCGGACCCAGTCGGGCCAATCGGGAGCGCGTCCCTCCCCCTCGAAGAGGGCAAAGGCGGCCCCGCCGCTGCCCGTTATCCCCCAAGCCATGCAGCCCAGCCGCTCGAAGCGGTCGAAGAGCCGACGGTAATCGGGGAAACGCTCCAGGAGGGGCGGCGCAAAATCGTTGGGGAGGAGCCCCACGCGCTCCCCCCTCCCCAGCGCCTCATGAAGCCGCATCGCCTCCGCGCGGGCATCGGGCTCGGACAGCGGATAGCCATCGGGATGCCGAAGA is from Fretibacterium sp. OH1220_COT-178 and encodes:
- the tilS gene encoding tRNA lysidine(34) synthetase TilS → MADRREDRDSLYRSAWGRLTPFERERERGRDIPYPLSLHSLAKRLERVGRRQGWLPPSGPVLAAVSGGGDSMALLWLLRTFYAGPVVAAHVNHGIRGAESDEDARFVRQAALGWGVEFREARVDVPGGARRGESLESAARRMRYEALSDLAEECGACGVALGHNREDVAETVLFNLLRGTGVRGSVGMPERRGIFFRPLLSLGREFLRDILRCRGFCWREDRSNEDLRHTRNFLRHSLLPLVEERVNERAVEHLAAFAEEMRAYREDEERRGTELLAAAGVEESGLPAGIARSRLAGLPDSDRVLLIRALARRLGLTALSRVRSLELARLLEGRERFSFAWGGGITVCGDARRVTWARSAAPRPEGGGLCRKS
- a CDS encoding lytic transglycosylase domain-containing protein, which codes for MLKKFFETKVCRLACAALLALLCGVHGVEAADTPMYDLFWRRAWAAMDKAYASKRDASPREHALMANALRLRGKWTEAVAVLEAHGASFPQSVRPYADMTLLLGYERTGRTEEALALSERLWRSAPKDLRYYIASAQYRLRKDGEPRAVQVALERMLQAADTKERRIYVLSRLVRLPGDRTAQALSLLKLQAGNKAAAEVLSLHKKPWPQSVRVALGVYAHLKKDDKTAVERLASVPIASAEGRRAAYYRAWSLHRLKRRAEALALWGSLAEAGNAYAESSVRRIGILARDDKKDAVPVLERIVKARKGKPQARALLVLSGLVDEDQKGKLEDRLLRGYPDTAYAFEVLWRRGWASLNAKNPSEAVRLWRQAYAPGSDASRKARILYWIAHAERAAGKAAEAEKTLDALARNHPLSIYTFMGRPGTIKILDGENPALASKPRDLELWGFVLYARLRLQAPGTSARDLYRSLKLARWLGLEEAYEQARRMTGLMTSGTTLYRSDLEALYPRPFRTQVEKACGTYGVENHFVWAVMRQESAFKPRATSWAGASGLMQLMPGTAKGEAKRMGLKQYNIYDIADNIAMGTSHLAWLSKSFARKDWVMAAYNAGSGNARKWLKDGRDKMSPDRWIEEVRFNETCDYVQKVSGNLAVYRMLYGTEELASGDIAVPAAEDAPEAAPLEDETETVD
- the uvrB gene encoding excinuclease ABC subunit UvrB, with translation MRKDFVLHSDWPASGDQPEAVEALTKGLNRGDRFQTLMGVTGSGKTFTMANVVAAVNRPTLVLAHNKTLAAQLYSEFKMFFPENAVHYFVSYYDYYQPEAYIPSSDTYIEKDASVNERIERLRLAATKALIERRDVLVVASVSCIYGLGKRENYENAIFSFAEGDRWEHRAFLQHLMENYYERNDTVLEAGKFRVRGDTIEIFPAYDENCIRVTFFDDEIERVDLVNPLTGKLVERMPEASIFPAQHYVTQTDAIERSKPLIEAELARMEERFANEGKFLEAQRIRMRTRYDLEMLSEVGYCSGIENYSVYLDGRNIGDPPGTLVDFFPRDFLMIVDESHITLPQVRGMYNGDRARKTVLVDNGFRLPSCLDNRPLEWHEFEGHLHTAVFVSATPGDYELEHSTQVVEQVIRPTGIPDPEVVVLPAKGQIDDLIERLRTVAEKGERALVLTLTKRSSEDLADYLRELKFKVRYIHSELNTFERAELIRDLRKGDVQVLVGINLLREGMDLPEVTMVAILDADREGYLRSYRSLIQIMGRAARNVDSTVYLYADAETESIRRAVEETERRRRKQMDFNEKHGIVPRNIEKEVKSLLPQELLEAYSLDGPGRGDRKPDEAPKLSVAELERAMWEAVERLDFERAATLRDLIAESRGGAPEETGRGRMPSPRAGGRRRKRP
- the hpt gene encoding hypoxanthine phosphoribosyltransferase → MSKIVNTEVVEEAGDKVNQEYRIGKVLFSSEEIAGRVSELAAQIASDARGKELLVVGILNGAVFFLSDLVRRMPEDLDVRVDFMSVSSYENATKSSGVVRILRDIGSSIEGRDVLIVEDIIDTGLTLSYLLELLHARRPASLRTCVLLDKSARREVAVHVDYCGFSLPDAFVVGYGLDCAGRWRHLPDIRAVEF
- a CDS encoding amino acid ABC transporter permease, which codes for MTSPSPLDFGDRGVSRGWSRPGRGDASLLVCGVLLVAILIHSGFFSPGAWRDFGEKFHQNFILDGRYRMLLDGLKATLSMTLFATLIGLVLGLVISVIRVAYRGGARIGLLNALANLYITVLRGTPVMVQLLIWNFSIFATARDVNTLHIAILAFGLNSGAYVAEIFRGGIEAVDPGQMEAGRSLGLSYRVTMLRIVLPQAFRNVVPMLFNEFITLLKETSVAGYIGIDDLTRAGQNIQALTLEHSQPLVMVALIYLAMVLVLTELVRRLEKWLHRSRRS
- the ftsH gene encoding ATP-dependent zinc metalloprotease FtsH; amino-acid sequence: MGRIVKNLGLYLILILLVVSVVNMFLTPEQVQKQHTEISYSSFLSELDGGRVRSLQIRNNTLPGESSSAVLKGEFKDGTRFLTYGVEVGNLAEVAAKKGAIVNIEAPQKTSWWVTMLSSLFPTLLLIGVWIFFLYNMQGGGGKVMSFAKSKAKLFLDNRPKVTFDDVAGCDESKEELQEVIHFLKDPAKFTKLGAKVPRGVLLLGPPGTGKTLLARAAAGEADVPFFSVSGSDFVEMFVGVGAARVRDLFDQAKKYQPCIIFIDEMDAVGRHRGAGLGGGHDEREQTLNQLLVELDGFEDDSSTILIAATNRPDILDPALLRPGRFDRHIVVDRPDVNGREAILKVHVRNKKLDDDVDLGVLARRTPGFVGADLENLVNEAALLSARHDREKIGMEEFEEGIERVMAGPERRSRLISDKEKKIIAYHEVGHAIVAKMLPESDPVHKISIIPRGHAALGYTLQLPEEDRFLTSRSDLLNRISILLSGRVAEELVFGDVTSGAANDLDRSTRTARQMVTELGMSERLGLVKLGRKHEEIFLGRDISEDRDYSEEVAYAIDQEVKAIIDSCYAKAKEILTEKRELLDRIAAVLLEREVLDGKEFDALMNGEELPPKPERRNGNGSVSKTEEASSESVSGAEEPRGDTEETAETAVAEGEVPPLPENRTDGLPKDGLVG
- a CDS encoding transporter substrate-binding domain-containing protein is translated as MRKSGRAFGGFAVFTLWAVLVLLAGASQGAEKLTGIDQLKDQKLAAQRGTIGHFLAEDLLGEDSKALLTTYEKYVDAIAALRQGKVRAVIMDEAPAQRFLRSVENLALMHESLSEESYAIGFRKGNTELRERVDEALAAMKADGTLAAIIDKYNGDFSVKPEDIDLNKGARGGKLIMGTEAGFAPYELKVGSGYIGIDIEMAAGIAKRLDKELVIENMNFDALPMAVSSGKVDMICAGITVTEDRKKNMDFSANYVEGARQVAVVRADDYEAPAGK